In Nycticebus coucang isolate mNycCou1 chromosome 9, mNycCou1.pri, whole genome shotgun sequence, the following are encoded in one genomic region:
- the LOC128594665 gene encoding uncharacterized protein LOC128594665: protein MSRKHMHIHVKLETLGQQVDCPVSTLTAAKRRGAARAGTVGARVPAPRARAADAARPHLLCEARDTHPNDVSLRPSRRHRRLLRLLRSPLVATASCAAAVAAVLVAAAAATAARVRFHAHRRGRARVSARWRHLATRRPRPGGVPEFRVQRSPPAGSAAFAHPPDPLPLPSRGRQGVAALRHLAPVSPSHPRWSAMASQLTVTSNSRAPAILLPQPPKQLGPQAHATTPDYFSVAVAIVVYLARARLKPANLGACGRCCNHCTQAPTHYLVT, encoded by the exons ATGTCAAGGAAgcacatgcacatacatgtgAAATTGGAAACTCTCGGCCAACAGGTGGACTGCCCCGTTTCTACACTGACAG CGGCAAAGAGGCGTGGAGCGGCGCGCGCGGGTACGGTGGGGGCGCGCGTCCCCGCGCCCCGGGCCCGCGCAGCGGATGCggccaggccccacctcctctgtGAGGCCCGGGATACTCACCCCAACGATGTTTCTCTGCGACCTAGCCGCCGGCACAGACGCCTCCTCCGCCTGCTCCGCAGCCCCCTCGTAGCCACCGCCTCCTGCGCCGCTGCCGTCGCTGCCGTCCtcgtcgccgccgccgccgccaccgcggCGCGCGTCCGCTTTCACGCACACCGCCGTGGCCGCGCACGCGTGTCTGCGCGCTGGCGTCACTTAGCAACCAGACGACCGCGGCCCGGCGGGGTCCCAGAGTTCAGGGTCCAGAGGTCTCCTCCCGCGGGCTCGGCGGCTTTTGCCCACCCTCCCGACCCGCTGCCTCTCCCGAGCAGGGGGCGCCAGGGTGTGGCTGCCCTGCGGCACCTGGCTCCGG tctcaccatcccaccctcggtggagtgctatggcgtcacagctcacagtaacctcaaactcccgggctccagcgattctcctgcctcagcctcccaagcagctgggaccacaggcacacgccacaacgcccgactatttttctgttgcagttgccattgttgtttacctggcccgggccagactcaaacccgccaacctcggtgcatgtggccgatgCTGTAATCACTGTACACAGGCACCGACCCACTATCTAGTAACTTAG